A single window of Sphingobacteriales bacterium DNA harbors:
- a CDS encoding GDP-L-fucose synthase produces MNKDSKIYVAGHRGMVGSAIVRKLKNEGYNNILTASSKDLDLTSQESTNQWFEANKPEYVFIAAAKVGGIQANNIFRADFLYQNLMIECNTIHAAYANQVKKLLFLGSTCIYPKMAPQPLKEEYLLSGFLEETNEPYAIAKIAGIKLCESYKRQYGCNFISAMPTNMYGPNDNYDLNNSHVLPALIRKFHEAKVNGSPEVVMWGTGSPYREFLHADDLADALYFLMQNYDGEEFVNCGSGVEITIKDLALLVKEVIGYEGNIVHDTTKPDGTPRKLTDVSKIHNLGWKHKINLREGIEAVYKEFVENYDTIANKAM; encoded by the coding sequence ATGAATAAAGACTCAAAAATTTACGTTGCTGGACACAGAGGAATGGTCGGTTCTGCAATTGTAAGGAAATTAAAAAATGAAGGTTATAATAATATTTTAACAGCTTCATCTAAAGATTTAGATTTAACATCACAAGAATCTACAAATCAATGGTTTGAAGCAAATAAACCAGAGTATGTATTTATAGCTGCTGCAAAAGTTGGTGGTATACAAGCTAATAATATCTTTAGAGCTGATTTTCTATATCAAAATTTGATGATAGAATGCAATACAATACATGCAGCATATGCCAATCAAGTAAAAAAGTTATTATTTCTAGGAAGTACATGTATTTATCCAAAAATGGCACCACAACCATTAAAAGAAGAATATTTATTAAGTGGATTTTTGGAAGAAACAAATGAACCATATGCAATTGCTAAAATAGCTGGAATAAAACTATGTGAAAGCTACAAAAGGCAATATGGTTGCAATTTCATTTCAGCCATGCCAACAAATATGTATGGTCCAAATGATAATTATGATTTGAATAATTCTCACGTTTTGCCAGCATTAATTAGAAAATTCCATGAAGCAAAAGTAAATGGCAGTCCAGAAGTTGTCATGTGGGGAACAGGTTCACCATACAGAGAATTTTTACATGCAGATGATTTAGCTGATGCTTTATATTTCTTAATGCAAAACTATGATGGAGAAGAATTTGTGAACTGTGGTTCTGGTGTTGAAATTACAATCAAAGACTTAGCATTATTAGTTAAAGAAGTTATTGGGTATGAAGGCAATATTGTACATGATACTACAAAACCAGATGGCACACCAAGAAAACTAACAGATGTAAGTAAAATACATAACCTAGGATGGAAACACAAAATAAATCTTAGAGAAGGAATTGAGGCTGTGTACAAAGAATTTGTAGAAAACTACGATACAATTGCAAATAAAGCAATGTAA
- a CDS encoding phosphoribosylglycinamide formyltransferase, translated as MKIRLAIFLSGSGSNARNICDYFSNNEQIEVSLLLSNKKESGTKNIAEENNLHYIIFDKQLFYNSLEMQDILNAHKIDFIILAGFLWLFPNYLLQSFKDRVINIHPALLPKYGGKGMHGMHVHQAVFENHEKESGITIHLCNEKYDDGKILFQASVTLTDNDTPTTISQKVLKLEHQFFPKVIEIYILEYKK; from the coding sequence ATGAAAATACGATTGGCAATTTTTCTGAGTGGTTCTGGCTCTAATGCAAGAAATATCTGTGATTATTTTAGTAATAATGAACAAATTGAAGTGTCATTATTATTGAGCAATAAGAAAGAATCTGGTACGAAAAATATTGCTGAAGAAAATAATTTACATTATATTATTTTTGACAAACAATTGTTTTATAACTCATTAGAAATGCAAGATATTTTAAATGCGCACAAAATCGATTTTATCATATTAGCTGGTTTTCTGTGGTTGTTCCCAAATTATTTACTTCAAAGTTTTAAAGACAGAGTAATAAATATACATCCTGCATTGCTGCCAAAATATGGTGGAAAAGGCATGCATGGTATGCATGTACATCAAGCAGTATTTGAAAATCATGAAAAAGAGAGCGGCATTACTATACATTTGTGTAATGAAAAATATGATGATGGTAAGATATTATTTCAAGCAAGTGTGACATTGACAGACAATGATACACCAACTACAATTAGTCAAAAGGTATTAAAGCTGGAACATCAGTTTTTCCCAAAAGTGATTGAAATATATATTCTTGAGTATAAGAAATAA
- the gmd gene encoding GDP-mannose 4,6-dehydratase, with translation MKKAIITGITGQDGAYLAELLLSKGYEVHGIKRRTSLFNTDRIDHLYQDPYIDNVRFKLHFGDLSDSTNLIRIIQDIQPDEIYNLGAMSHVKVSFDTPEYTANVDGIGSLRLLEAIRLLGLVNKTKLYQASTSELYGKVQEIPQSEKTPFYPRSPYAVAKMYAYWITVNYREAYGIYACNGILFNHESPLRGETFVTRKITRAVSRIALGLQDKLFLGNLNAKRDWGHAKDYVEAMYLILQQTEPDDYVIATGKTTEVREFVRMAFAELGIEVGFKGTGIDEKGYIVACSNPEYQVEVGKEVVAVDPVYFRPTEVDLLIGDPTKSKTKLGWEPKHDLASLVKDMMTADIKLFERDRYLIEGGHKIFNYHE, from the coding sequence ATGAAAAAAGCAATTATTACGGGAATTACTGGTCAAGACGGTGCGTATTTAGCTGAACTTTTATTAAGCAAAGGATACGAAGTACATGGAATTAAACGTAGAACATCATTATTCAATACAGATAGAATAGACCATTTATATCAAGATCCATATATTGATAATGTAAGATTTAAACTTCATTTTGGTGATTTATCTGATTCTACCAATTTAATTAGAATTATTCAAGATATACAACCAGATGAAATCTATAATCTTGGTGCAATGTCACATGTAAAAGTATCTTTCGATACACCTGAATACACAGCAAACGTAGATGGAATTGGCTCATTAAGACTTTTAGAAGCCATTAGACTATTAGGTTTAGTTAATAAAACAAAACTTTATCAAGCATCAACATCAGAGTTGTATGGAAAAGTTCAAGAAATTCCACAATCAGAAAAAACACCATTTTATCCACGTTCACCATATGCAGTTGCAAAAATGTATGCCTATTGGATTACAGTGAACTATAGAGAAGCTTATGGAATTTATGCATGTAATGGTATTTTATTCAATCATGAATCACCATTGCGTGGCGAAACATTTGTAACAAGAAAAATCACTAGAGCAGTTTCAAGAATTGCACTTGGACTTCAAGATAAATTATTCTTAGGCAACCTAAATGCAAAAAGAGACTGGGGACATGCAAAAGACTATGTTGAAGCAATGTATCTAATACTTCAACAAACTGAACCAGATGATTATGTTATAGCAACAGGAAAAACAACAGAAGTTAGAGAATTTGTTCGCATGGCATTTGCAGAATTAGGAATTGAAGTTGGTTTTAAAGGAACTGGAATTGATGAAAAAGGCTACATAGTTGCATGTTCAAATCCTGAATATCAGGTTGAAGTTGGAAAAGAAGTTGTTGCTGTAGATCCAGTATATTTCAGACCAACCGAAGTAGATTTATTAATTGGTGATCCAACAAAATCAAAAACAAAATTAGGTTGGGAACCAAAACATGATTTAGCATCACTTGTAAAAGACATGATGACTGCTGACATCAAATTATTTGAAAGAGATAGATATTTGATAGAAGGTGGACATAAAATCTTTAATTATCACGAATAA
- the folE gene encoding GTP cyclohydrolase I FolE, with protein MEYNEQTTKNLTELYQKVLSNLGEDVNREGLLKTPERVAKAMQYITQGYSLDPKQIVLSAIFNEDHNEMVIVKDIELFSLCEHHMLPFFGKAHVAYIPNGKITGLSKIARVVDAFSRRLQVQERLTVQIRDCLNDALAPHGVAVVIEAKHMCMMMRGVEKQNSITTTSSFTGEFEKVATRAEFLKLISPNLM; from the coding sequence ATGGAATATAACGAACAAACAACTAAGAATCTGACTGAATTATACCAAAAGGTATTATCAAATTTAGGAGAAGATGTGAATAGGGAAGGTCTTTTGAAAACACCAGAAAGAGTTGCGAAAGCAATGCAATATATAACTCAAGGATATTCTTTAGATCCAAAACAGATTGTCCTTTCAGCAATATTTAATGAAGATCATAATGAGATGGTTATTGTAAAAGATATAGAATTATTTTCATTATGTGAGCATCATATGTTGCCATTTTTTGGTAAAGCACATGTTGCCTATATTCCAAATGGAAAAATAACTGGTCTTAGTAAAATTGCTAGAGTTGTAGATGCATTTTCTAGAAGATTACAAGTGCAAGAAAGACTTACAGTTCAGATTAGAGATTGTTTAAATGATGCGCTTGCACCACATGGTGTTGCTGTTGTAATAGAAGCAAAACATATGTGTATGATGATGCGTGGTGTCGAAAAGCAAAACTCAATTACAACAACATCATCTTTTACTGGCGAATTTGAAAAAGTGGCTACTAGAGCAGAATTCTTGAAATTAATTTCTCCAAACTTAATGTAA